One Actinomyces marmotae DNA window includes the following coding sequences:
- a CDS encoding ABC transporter substrate-binding protein: MSPIIRRPSPARRARAAGIVSGAPCAAGAAGPGGGPVPPSPSRRAMGAALALAGAALVGCAPKGISGAQASSAPGCNVDPTLRGTSLTLTSPLTGVEAQRLEASLEAFTTCTGISVVHTGSDMLEEDLRAGRHGDLAIVPQASIISELVSDGRLAALSNQVGANVELGWERTWGEAGTYDGTLYAAPLMASVKSFIWYSPSAFAKAGYKVPTTWAELESLTKRMASAGAAGPGATGATGGPTASASASPGGAATAQASPGASPGASAENPAPWCLPVADGPTSGWTVTDWLEDAILATQGPGAYDAWESHRVPLNDPTAVRALDSVASLVLADGHALGGRAGSSAMTLEAAGAALAEGRCYMVHASSSFETVLPDGGADLDAFLVPSASDDETPVLVGGDYLVSFSDGPGAQALAEYMTSAEWARARAALGGVATANRRVDASSINSRVGRRATEMLQSRQTLIRMDASDGMPPEVGAHTMWTALASWVAGSLDSEGALAQAERAWPTS; encoded by the coding sequence ATGAGCCCCATCATTCGCCGTCCCAGCCCCGCCCGGCGCGCCAGAGCTGCCGGCATCGTGAGCGGAGCCCCCTGCGCCGCCGGCGCCGCAGGCCCCGGCGGTGGCCCGGTTCCTCCCAGCCCCTCGCGTCGGGCCATGGGGGCGGCGCTCGCCCTGGCCGGCGCCGCCCTGGTCGGCTGCGCGCCCAAGGGCATCAGTGGCGCTCAGGCCAGTTCCGCGCCTGGCTGCAACGTGGATCCCACGCTGCGGGGCACCTCGCTCACGCTCACCTCGCCGCTGACGGGCGTTGAGGCGCAGCGCCTGGAGGCCTCCCTGGAGGCCTTCACCACCTGCACCGGCATCAGCGTCGTCCACACCGGCTCCGACATGCTCGAGGAGGACCTGCGTGCCGGGCGTCACGGCGATCTCGCGATCGTCCCCCAGGCGAGCATCATCTCCGAGCTGGTGTCCGATGGCCGGCTGGCGGCCCTGTCCAACCAGGTCGGGGCGAACGTGGAGCTCGGATGGGAGCGCACCTGGGGCGAGGCCGGGACCTACGACGGCACGCTCTACGCCGCGCCCCTCATGGCCTCCGTGAAGTCCTTCATCTGGTACTCGCCGTCGGCCTTCGCCAAGGCCGGTTACAAGGTGCCCACCACCTGGGCCGAACTGGAGTCCCTCACGAAGAGGATGGCCTCGGCGGGCGCCGCGGGCCCGGGGGCCACGGGGGCCACGGGAGGCCCGACGGCGAGCGCGAGCGCTAGTCCGGGTGGGGCGGCCACCGCGCAGGCCTCCCCTGGCGCCAGCCCCGGGGCCAGCGCCGAGAATCCGGCGCCCTGGTGCCTGCCGGTGGCCGACGGCCCCACGAGTGGGTGGACGGTCACGGACTGGCTGGAGGACGCGATCCTGGCCACCCAGGGGCCGGGCGCCTATGACGCCTGGGAGTCGCACAGGGTCCCGCTCAACGACCCCACCGCCGTGCGCGCCCTGGACTCGGTGGCCTCCCTCGTGCTCGCCGACGGGCATGCGCTCGGCGGACGGGCGGGTTCCTCGGCCATGACCCTGGAGGCCGCCGGCGCCGCCCTGGCCGAGGGCCGCTGCTACATGGTCCACGCATCGAGTTCCTTCGAGACCGTCCTGCCCGACGGCGGCGCCGACCTCGACGCCTTCCTGGTGCCCAGCGCCTCGGATGATGAGACTCCCGTCCTCGTGGGCGGCGACTACCTCGTCTCCTTCTCCGACGGCCCGGGCGCGCAGGCGCTGGCCGAGTACATGACCAGCGCCGAGTGGGCGCGGGCGAGGGCCGCGCTCGGCGGGGTGGCCACCGCCAACCGGCGCGTGGACGCCTCGTCCATCAACTCGCGAGTGGGGCGGCGGGCCACGGAGATGCTCCAGTCGCGCCAGACCCTCATCCGCATGGATGCCTCTGACGGCATGCCCCCCGAGGTCGGCGCGCACACGATGTGGACGGCCCTGGCCTCCTGGGTTGCGGGCTCCTTGGACTCCGAGGGCGCCCTCGCCCAGGCGGAGAGGGCCTGGCCCACCAGTTGA
- a CDS encoding AGE family epimerase/isomerase — translation MGLGWFSAPEHNRWLAEEMHALLRLGRAARVPAGFGWIGPDGAVDTSRPVELWITGRMTFAFSLGTLLGIPGCRRYADHGVRALNRVLRDHAHGGWYSAVGHELDAEGHGVPTREAARKECYQHAFVMLAAAAATAANRPGAHELLAEACRVVEARWWDASYGMPIESYAVDWSDPEDYRGLNAAMHTVEAFLATADVTGDSAWLERAVQIIDFAVNVHARDHDWRLPEHYDTAWRPRLDYNEDAPAHPFRPYGATPGHGLEWARLTVQARAALVGRRLPMPDWMLDAAESLFDRARTDAWRSDGRPGFVYTTDFEGRPIVRERMHWVVCEGISAAAAIRQALLDDGRGEIEVELYEHCYRTWLDYAEEFLIVSPGVWRHELDTSNAPSARIWEGHPDIYHALQATLMPRLPVWPSMAQAIAEGRLDRPSSAPPAEESGRGSRRRGLFGRG, via the coding sequence ATGGGACTGGGATGGTTCAGCGCGCCGGAGCACAACCGTTGGCTCGCCGAGGAGATGCACGCGCTCCTTCGTCTCGGGCGGGCCGCGCGGGTGCCCGCGGGCTTCGGTTGGATCGGGCCCGACGGCGCCGTGGACACCTCGCGCCCCGTCGAACTGTGGATCACCGGCCGCATGACCTTTGCCTTCTCCCTGGGAACGCTCCTGGGGATCCCCGGCTGCCGCCGCTACGCCGATCACGGCGTGCGGGCTCTGAACCGCGTGCTGCGCGACCACGCCCACGGGGGCTGGTACTCCGCCGTCGGCCATGAGCTGGACGCCGAGGGGCACGGCGTCCCCACTCGGGAGGCGGCTCGAAAGGAGTGCTACCAGCACGCCTTCGTCATGCTCGCCGCCGCTGCGGCGACGGCCGCGAACCGCCCCGGCGCCCATGAGCTGCTCGCCGAGGCCTGCCGCGTCGTCGAGGCGCGCTGGTGGGACGCCTCCTACGGGATGCCGATCGAGTCCTACGCCGTCGACTGGAGCGACCCGGAGGACTACCGGGGCCTCAACGCGGCGATGCACACGGTCGAGGCCTTCCTGGCCACCGCCGATGTCACCGGGGACTCGGCATGGCTGGAGCGCGCCGTCCAGATCATCGACTTCGCCGTCAACGTCCACGCCCGCGACCATGACTGGCGCCTGCCCGAGCACTACGACACCGCCTGGCGCCCGCGCCTGGACTACAACGAGGACGCCCCCGCCCACCCCTTCCGCCCCTACGGGGCCACGCCCGGGCACGGCCTTGAGTGGGCCCGCCTGACGGTCCAGGCCCGTGCCGCGCTCGTGGGCCGCCGCCTGCCCATGCCCGACTGGATGCTCGATGCCGCGGAGTCACTCTTCGACCGCGCCCGCACGGACGCCTGGAGGAGCGACGGCCGGCCGGGTTTCGTCTACACCACGGACTTCGAGGGCCGGCCCATCGTCCGTGAGCGCATGCACTGGGTGGTGTGCGAGGGCATCTCCGCCGCCGCCGCGATCCGCCAAGCCCTGCTCGACGACGGCCGCGGCGAGATCGAGGTCGAGCTCTACGAGCACTGCTACCGCACGTGGCTCGACTACGCCGAGGAGTTTCTCATCGTCTCGCCCGGCGTGTGGCGGCACGAGCTCGACACCTCCAACGCGCCCTCCGCGCGGATCTGGGAAGGGCACCCGGACATCTACCACGCCCTCCAGGCCACGCTCATGCCCCGGCTGCCGGTGTGGCCCTCGATGGCGCAGGCCATCGCCGAAGGCCGCCTCGACCGACCCTCCTCAGCGCCGCCCGCCGAGGAGTCGGGGAGGGGCTCGCGCCGTCGGGGGCTCTTCGGCCGCGGATGA
- a CDS encoding diacylglycerol/lipid kinase family protein, with protein sequence MGGLACVVINPSKRGATPRLRAALAAELRAAGWVRVDWAATTPDQHGARQAARAVEAGAELVIAAGGDGTARAVADGVARASGPRAGVELGIVPLGTANLAARGLGIPLRRWPALRLAAGTAAHRVALIDLLRVSTDALEAAGAPPEPCLVVTGIGFDARLVAATRAGLKRHAGWGAYAIAAVRSLGSPRLPMRIAVDGGAREEARARAREEARARCLLIANSGRLPAGIRLLPDARMDDGALDVAALDVRRGLVGWASLARQVLPPAPARYTPPGRGLADVRLARGREAVVDLGEPAPLEIDGEVLAPARWARVHVEPGAVAVRVPRTG encoded by the coding sequence ATGGGCGGGCTGGCCTGCGTCGTCATCAACCCCTCCAAGCGGGGGGCGACGCCGCGCCTGCGGGCCGCCCTCGCCGCTGAACTGCGCGCCGCGGGGTGGGTGCGCGTCGACTGGGCGGCCACGACCCCCGATCAGCACGGGGCGCGCCAGGCCGCCAGGGCCGTGGAGGCCGGCGCGGAACTCGTCATCGCCGCCGGCGGGGATGGGACCGCGCGCGCCGTGGCCGACGGAGTCGCCCGGGCCAGTGGCCCTCGCGCAGGGGTGGAGCTCGGCATCGTCCCGCTCGGCACGGCGAACCTCGCGGCCCGGGGCCTCGGCATCCCGCTGCGCCGCTGGCCGGCGCTGCGCCTGGCGGCGGGCACGGCGGCGCACCGGGTGGCGCTGATCGACCTGCTGCGGGTGAGCACGGACGCGCTGGAGGCCGCCGGGGCGCCCCCGGAGCCCTGCCTGGTGGTCACCGGGATCGGGTTCGACGCCCGGCTCGTGGCCGCCACCCGCGCCGGGCTCAAGCGCCACGCCGGCTGGGGGGCCTACGCGATCGCCGCCGTGCGGAGCCTGGGGTCGCCGCGCCTGCCGATGCGCATCGCCGTCGACGGCGGGGCCCGGGAGGAGGCGCGCGCGAGGGCCCGGGAGGAGGCGCGTGCCCGCTGCCTGCTCATCGCGAACTCAGGCCGGCTGCCCGCCGGGATCCGACTGCTGCCAGACGCCCGCATGGACGACGGCGCGCTCGACGTGGCCGCGCTCGACGTCAGGCGCGGCCTGGTCGGCTGGGCCTCGCTCGCCCGCCAGGTCCTGCCGCCCGCGCCCGCCCGCTACACACCGCCGGGGCGGGGACTGGCGGACGTGCGGTTGGCCCGCGGACGCGAGGCGGTGGTGGACCTGGGCGAGCCCGCCCCGCTGGAGATCGACGGCGAGGTCCTAGCCCCGGCCAGGTGGGCGCGCGTGCACGTCGAGCCCGGCGCCGTCGCCGTCCGGGTGCCGCGGACGGGGTGA
- the pheA gene encoding prephenate dehydratase, whose product MSAPVWSFLGPAGTFSEMALRAVAPAAVDVEPCPDVPTALDRVREREAASAVVPIENSVEGGVNATIDNLIASSPLVITAEVAIPITFVLAGRAGTRLEDVRAVSTHPHAWAQCRGWAHANLPDAVYVAGTSTSAPAKALAEGAEAGFQAVLCNPLAAQQYGLDVIAGGVADNPDAVTRFVVISRPGRVCEPTGADKTTLMVQLPHDRAGALLDMLEQFSARGVNLSRIESRPVGDSLGRYRFSIDIEGHIREERVQAAFIGLHRTCPMVRFLGSYPRLDGRPVVVSAGTSDKDFTVARAWVADVLAGRTL is encoded by the coding sequence ATGAGCGCTCCTGTCTGGTCCTTCCTCGGTCCCGCCGGCACTTTCAGCGAGATGGCCCTGCGTGCCGTCGCGCCCGCGGCCGTCGACGTCGAGCCCTGCCCCGATGTGCCCACCGCCCTGGACCGGGTGCGCGAGCGCGAGGCCGCCTCCGCCGTCGTCCCCATCGAGAACTCGGTCGAGGGCGGGGTCAACGCCACGATCGACAACCTCATCGCCTCTTCCCCGCTGGTCATCACCGCCGAGGTGGCCATCCCCATCACCTTCGTGCTCGCCGGTCGCGCCGGCACCCGCCTGGAGGACGTGCGGGCCGTCTCCACCCACCCCCACGCCTGGGCGCAGTGCCGCGGCTGGGCCCACGCCAACCTCCCCGACGCCGTCTACGTGGCCGGCACCTCCACCTCCGCCCCCGCCAAGGCGCTGGCCGAGGGCGCCGAGGCCGGCTTCCAGGCGGTCCTGTGCAACCCGCTGGCCGCCCAGCAGTACGGCCTGGACGTCATCGCCGGCGGCGTGGCGGACAATCCCGACGCCGTGACCCGCTTCGTCGTGATCTCCCGGCCCGGGCGGGTCTGCGAGCCGACCGGCGCGGATAAGACGACGCTCATGGTCCAACTCCCGCACGACCGCGCCGGCGCCCTGCTCGACATGCTTGAGCAGTTCAGCGCCCGCGGGGTCAACCTCTCGCGCATCGAGTCCCGCCCCGTGGGTGATTCCCTGGGCCGCTACCGCTTCAGCATCGACATCGAGGGGCACATCCGCGAGGAGCGCGTCCAGGCCGCCTTCATCGGCCTGCACCGGACCTGTCCCATGGTCCGCTTCCTCGGCTCCTACCCCCGGCTCGACGGCCGCCCCGTGGTGGTCAGCGCCGGCACGAGCGACAAGGACTTCACCGTGGCGCGCGCCTGGGTGGCCGACGTTCTCGCTGGCCGCACGCTGTAG
- a CDS encoding GuaB1 family IMP dehydrogenase-related protein, with amino-acid sequence MKFLNGLAPSFDLTYDDVFMAPSRSSVGSRMGVDLATDDGTGTTIPLVVANMTAVAGKRMAETVARRGGLTIIPQDIPVDVVMDTVAQVKASHLVYDTPVTVKPHHTCGYVMGLIPKRSHGAAIVVDPGTDRPVGIVDLSDASGVDRFTQVRAVMSTELVTLPEGIDAREAFDRLKAARRRMAPVVDAEGRLVGVLTRAGAVRSTIYRPAVDAEGRLRIGAAIGMNGDPAGRAVELVEAGVDVIVVDTAHGHQDRMLDAVASVRSALPAGAPIAAGNVVTAAGVRDLAEAGASIIKVGVGPGAMCTTRMQTGVGRPQFSAVLECSQAAHDLGASVWADGGVRHPRDVALALAAGASNVMIGSWFAGTHESPGDAQIDADGRAYKESFGMASMRAVLGRTEGENAFDRARKALFEEGISGGRMYIDPARPGVEDLIDQIISGVRSSFTYAGAASIAEFRERAIVGLQSASGYREGAPVPVSW; translated from the coding sequence GTGAAGTTTCTCAACGGGCTGGCCCCGTCCTTCGACCTGACCTACGACGACGTCTTCATGGCGCCCTCGCGCTCCTCCGTGGGCTCGCGCATGGGCGTGGACCTCGCCACCGACGACGGAACCGGCACGACGATCCCGCTCGTCGTGGCCAATATGACGGCCGTCGCCGGCAAGCGCATGGCTGAGACCGTGGCCCGTCGCGGCGGGCTGACGATCATCCCGCAGGACATCCCCGTCGACGTCGTCATGGACACGGTCGCTCAGGTCAAAGCCTCCCACCTCGTCTACGACACCCCCGTCACCGTCAAGCCCCACCACACCTGCGGCTACGTCATGGGCCTGATCCCCAAGCGCTCCCACGGCGCCGCCATCGTCGTCGACCCGGGGACCGACCGGCCCGTGGGCATCGTGGACCTCTCCGACGCCTCGGGCGTGGATCGCTTCACCCAGGTGCGCGCCGTCATGTCCACCGAGCTCGTCACCCTGCCCGAGGGCATCGACGCCCGAGAGGCCTTCGACCGCCTCAAGGCCGCCCGCCGCCGCATGGCGCCCGTGGTTGACGCCGAGGGCCGCCTCGTCGGCGTCCTCACCCGCGCCGGCGCCGTGCGCTCGACGATCTACCGCCCCGCCGTCGACGCCGAGGGCCGCCTGCGCATCGGCGCCGCCATCGGCATGAACGGGGACCCCGCCGGGCGCGCCGTCGAGCTCGTCGAGGCCGGGGTGGACGTCATCGTCGTCGACACCGCCCACGGCCACCAGGACCGGATGCTCGACGCCGTCGCCTCCGTGCGATCCGCCCTGCCCGCAGGGGCGCCGATCGCCGCCGGGAACGTCGTGACCGCCGCCGGCGTGCGCGATCTCGCCGAGGCCGGCGCCTCCATCATCAAGGTCGGGGTCGGCCCGGGCGCCATGTGCACCACCCGCATGCAGACCGGTGTGGGCCGGCCCCAGTTCTCCGCCGTCCTGGAATGCTCGCAGGCCGCCCACGACCTCGGCGCCTCCGTCTGGGCCGACGGCGGCGTGCGCCACCCCCGCGACGTCGCCCTCGCGCTCGCGGCCGGGGCCTCCAACGTCATGATCGGCTCCTGGTTCGCTGGAACCCACGAGTCCCCGGGCGACGCCCAGATCGACGCCGATGGGCGCGCCTACAAGGAGTCCTTCGGCATGGCCTCCATGCGCGCGGTCCTCGGGCGCACCGAGGGGGAGAACGCCTTCGACCGGGCCCGCAAGGCCCTGTTCGAGGAGGGCATCAGCGGCGGGCGCATGTACATTGACCCGGCCCGCCCCGGCGTCGAGGACCTCATCGACCAGATCATCTCCGGCGTGCGCTCCTCCTTCACCTACGCGGGCGCCGCCTCTATCGCCGAGTTCCGCGAGCGGGCGATCGTTGGCCTTCAGTCCGCCTCCGGCTACCGTGAGGGCGCCCCCGTCCCCGTCTCCTGGTGA
- a CDS encoding HAD family hydrolase, which produces MSLDRSRRPEEGAAGGPGPGERWGAADEVRPSGAPLTDLDPDSAPALSLGGATHYPGPPGARPLDDDAYALLVANRAEAIAPILDAAGPGAQAGPGGPGAPAGPGFRPALGPGLIVALDVDGTILDRDGRVSDRLHAALSRLTATGAQIVVSTGRSVFASLPVAHHIGVRHGWMVCANGALTLRLDPGLERGHEVIDSVTFDPAHVISTLRQAIPEGIFAVEVPDEGFLVTRLFPDGELIEDQRVVSHEEIISRPVNRVVLRAPAMGLEEFSALVRSTGSSTVEEYSIGWTSWLDVAPEGVSKATALAGLAARLGTDASQVVAVGDGTNDIEMLRWAGLGVAMGSAPESVKASADIITESVWHDGCAAVLDALVDLLSTRSLRAAEREEL; this is translated from the coding sequence ATGAGCCTGGACCGGTCGCGTCGCCCCGAGGAGGGGGCGGCAGGGGGGCCCGGCCCGGGTGAGCGGTGGGGGGCGGCCGATGAGGTGCGCCCCTCGGGCGCGCCGCTGACGGACCTCGACCCCGACTCCGCCCCGGCCCTCAGCCTCGGGGGAGCCACCCATTACCCGGGGCCCCCCGGGGCCCGCCCCCTGGACGACGACGCCTACGCCCTCCTCGTGGCCAACCGGGCCGAGGCCATCGCCCCGATCCTCGACGCCGCTGGCCCGGGCGCCCAGGCCGGGCCGGGCGGGCCGGGTGCCCCGGCCGGGCCGGGCTTCCGCCCCGCCCTGGGACCGGGGCTCATCGTCGCCCTCGACGTCGATGGCACCATCCTCGACCGCGACGGGCGCGTCTCCGATCGCCTCCACGCCGCGCTGTCTCGCCTGACCGCCACCGGCGCCCAGATCGTCGTGTCCACGGGGCGTAGCGTCTTCGCCTCGCTGCCGGTGGCCCACCACATCGGCGTCCGCCACGGCTGGATGGTCTGCGCCAACGGCGCCCTCACGCTGCGCCTGGACCCCGGCCTGGAGCGCGGGCACGAGGTCATCGACTCGGTGACCTTCGACCCCGCGCACGTCATCTCCACATTGCGCCAGGCCATCCCGGAGGGCATCTTCGCCGTCGAGGTCCCCGATGAGGGCTTCCTCGTCACCCGGCTCTTCCCCGACGGCGAGCTCATCGAGGACCAGCGCGTCGTCAGCCACGAGGAGATCATCTCCCGGCCGGTCAACCGCGTGGTGCTGCGCGCGCCGGCCATGGGCCTGGAGGAGTTCAGCGCCCTCGTGCGCTCCACGGGCTCCTCGACCGTCGAGGAGTACTCGATCGGCTGGACCTCCTGGCTCGACGTCGCCCCCGAGGGCGTCTCGAAGGCGACGGCGCTCGCGGGCCTGGCCGCCCGCCTGGGAACCGACGCCTCCCAGGTGGTGGCCGTGGGGGACGGCACCAATGACATCGAGATGCTCCGCTGGGCGGGCCTCGGCGTGGCCATGGGCTCGGCTCCCGAGTCCGTCAAGGCCAGTGCCGACATCATCACCGAGTCCGTCTGGCACGATGGATGCGCCGCGGTCCTCGACGCTCTCGTCGATCTCCTGAGCACTCGATCCCTGCGGGCCGCCGAGAGAGAAGAGCTTTGA
- a CDS encoding LysR substrate-binding domain-containing protein has translation MPSSSLPSFSQLRAFVALCDHQHFGEAAAALGVSQPSLSQAITALEKRVGGELVERTTRRVLVTPLGETLLSYAREAVLAAEAFSDAVTNQGAALTGALRLGIIPTLAPYVAPVLLDGLRESHPQLQPGMREMVTGDILDMLGQGRLDAAIIAVESEIPRITAVPMFDEPLIILTATDHPWAGREDVSPEDLDDENLLLLDEGNCLRDQTLALCQRYGNRPPVAVATTLSTVMRMVAHGVGITVIPEGALSMLSSADAHGVARFAAPTPVRRIALVHRASSSRTEDFAQLAEICTDLMRSTGLPVLEPTASAEAA, from the coding sequence ATGCCCTCCTCCTCACTGCCATCCTTCTCGCAGTTGCGCGCCTTCGTCGCGCTGTGCGACCACCAGCACTTCGGTGAGGCCGCTGCCGCCCTCGGCGTCTCCCAGCCCAGCCTCTCGCAGGCGATCACCGCCCTGGAGAAGCGCGTGGGCGGGGAGCTCGTGGAGCGCACCACGCGACGCGTGCTCGTCACCCCCCTCGGTGAGACCCTGCTGTCCTACGCCCGTGAGGCGGTCCTCGCGGCGGAGGCCTTCTCCGACGCCGTCACGAATCAGGGAGCGGCCCTGACCGGGGCGCTGCGGCTGGGGATCATCCCGACCCTCGCCCCCTATGTCGCGCCCGTCCTGCTCGACGGCCTGCGCGAGAGCCACCCGCAGCTCCAGCCCGGGATGCGCGAGATGGTCACCGGGGACATCCTGGACATGCTGGGCCAGGGCCGCCTCGACGCCGCCATCATCGCCGTCGAGTCCGAGATCCCCCGCATCACCGCGGTGCCGATGTTCGATGAGCCGCTCATCATCCTCACCGCCACCGACCATCCCTGGGCGGGCCGCGAGGACGTCTCCCCCGAGGATCTCGACGACGAGAACCTCCTGCTCCTCGACGAGGGCAACTGCCTGCGCGACCAGACCCTCGCCCTGTGCCAGCGCTACGGCAACCGCCCGCCGGTCGCGGTGGCGACCACGCTGTCGACGGTCATGCGGATGGTGGCGCACGGGGTGGGCATCACCGTCATCCCCGAGGGCGCGCTGAGCATGCTCTCCAGCGCGGACGCCCACGGCGTGGCCCGCTTCGCCGCTCCCACGCCGGTGCGCCGCATCGCCCTGGTCCACCGCGCCTCCTCCTCGCGAACCGAGGATTTCGCCCAGCTCGCCGAGATCTGCACCGATCTCATGCGGTCCACCGGGCTGCCGGTCCTGGAGCCGACGGCGAGCGCCGAGGCCGCCTGA
- the serS gene encoding serine--tRNA ligase has product MIDLRELRENPEPYRASQRARGADVGLVDRIIAADESRRSLLGAFEALRAEQKSVSKSIGKAAPGAERDAALASAKELAERVKAAEAAANGAAAELDDLARQFPNLIAGAPTGGEEDYVVLRHEGGEPRDFAAEGFTPADHLALGEGLDIIDTRRGAKVSGARFYYLKGAGMRLELALMTAALDLAGRHGFTPMTTPTLVSPAIMGGTGFLGAHSDEIYYLPADDLYLTGTSEVALAGYHTDEILDLAAGPKRYLGWSTCYRREAGAAGKDTRGIIRVHQFNKAEMFSYCRPEDAEAEHARLLAMEEEMLALVGLPYRVIDTAAGDLGSSAARKFDCEAWLPTQERWMEVTSTSNCTTFQARRLGTRERREGGTAPVATLNGTLATTRWMVAILENQQRADGAVVVPEGLRPYMGGLEVIEPVER; this is encoded by the coding sequence ATGATCGATCTGCGCGAGCTCCGTGAGAACCCAGAGCCGTACCGCGCCAGCCAGCGCGCCCGCGGCGCCGACGTCGGCCTTGTCGACCGCATCATCGCCGCTGACGAGTCCCGCCGCTCCCTCCTGGGCGCCTTTGAGGCCCTGCGGGCCGAGCAGAAGAGCGTGTCCAAGTCGATCGGCAAGGCCGCCCCGGGGGCCGAGCGCGATGCCGCTCTGGCCAGTGCCAAGGAGCTCGCCGAGCGGGTCAAGGCCGCCGAGGCGGCCGCCAATGGCGCCGCCGCCGAGCTCGACGATCTCGCCCGCCAGTTCCCCAACCTCATCGCCGGCGCCCCCACCGGGGGCGAGGAGGACTACGTCGTCCTGCGTCACGAGGGCGGCGAGCCGCGCGACTTCGCCGCCGAGGGCTTCACCCCCGCCGACCACCTCGCCCTGGGCGAGGGCCTGGACATCATCGACACGCGCCGCGGCGCGAAGGTCTCCGGCGCCCGCTTCTACTACCTCAAGGGCGCCGGCATGCGCCTGGAGCTCGCGCTGATGACCGCCGCCCTGGACCTGGCCGGCCGCCACGGCTTCACCCCCATGACGACGCCGACCCTCGTGTCCCCCGCCATCATGGGCGGCACCGGGTTCCTCGGCGCCCACAGCGACGAGATCTACTACCTCCCGGCGGACGACCTCTACCTCACCGGCACCTCCGAGGTGGCCCTGGCCGGCTACCACACCGATGAGATCCTCGACCTGGCCGCCGGCCCCAAGCGCTACCTCGGCTGGTCCACCTGCTACCGGCGCGAGGCCGGCGCCGCCGGCAAGGACACCCGTGGCATCATCCGCGTCCACCAGTTCAACAAGGCCGAGATGTTCTCCTACTGCCGCCCCGAGGACGCCGAGGCCGAGCACGCCCGCCTCCTGGCCATGGAGGAGGAGATGCTGGCCCTGGTCGGCCTGCCCTACCGAGTCATCGACACCGCCGCCGGGGACCTGGGCAGCTCGGCCGCCCGAAAGTTCGACTGCGAGGCCTGGCTGCCCACCCAGGAGCGCTGGATGGAGGTCACCTCCACCTCGAACTGCACCACCTTCCAGGCCCGGCGCCTTGGCACCCGCGAGCGCCGCGAGGGCGGCACCGCGCCGGTGGCCACGCTCAACGGGACCCTGGCCACCACCCGCTGGATGGTGGCGATCCTGGAGAACCAGCAGCGCGCCGACGGCGCCGTCGTCGTCCCTGAGGGCCTGCGCCCCTACATGGGCGGCCTTGAGGTCATCGAGCCCGTCGAGCGATGA